A window of Candidatus Poribacteria bacterium genomic DNA:
TTAGGTATGGATTTTTGGCGATTCTTTCATCGAACGTTGATTGATTCCATCTCCACCCAATATCAGAGGTTACAGTTTTGTCTCCTATTTTACGAACTTCTCCGGCACTGGACCTATTTGAATTCTGTTCTAACGCTACATGCTGAAAACGACGACCCGTTTCGGTTTCTACATGCGGAAATTTCTTGTTTAATTTTTCTGTATCTAACTGTGAGGTTACCCTATTAGCGATAACACACATGTTGTCTTTGGCATAGTAAAGAAGATGATCCGATATAGTGTCAACGGCAGATTTTGATAGACTATGTGCCGCATAACGTTTCCATGTTATGTCTGCTAAAAAATTTTCCTTTCCAAACACCGCATCCATTGCCAACTTCAGATAATGGCTCATTGTCGGATCGCAGTGTAGGTAGATTGACCCCGTATCCTTGAGTATCCTCTCCATCTCCAGCAACCGAACCGCCATATAAATGAGATAAGATTTATCGGAGTCCGTCATTGCCGCGTGGATAACTCGGTTGAGTGCAGGATATTTCGTCTCAATTAAATCAAGCCAAGCAGCATCAACATCATTAAGCGTCCACGTATCTTTGAATTCAGCACCGGCAGCTACTGAACCTATGGGGGCTGCGTAGTTAGTCTTGCTATTAAATGGTGGGTCAAGGTAGATTAAATCCACTGATTCACTATTTATCCCACGCATTATAGGTAAATTGTCACCCGTGAATATCGTCTTCGACTTAATATTCATGGTTTCCATACAAAACAGCCTTTCATCATCGCATAGATTCATTCACAAACTTTGTGAAAATGCACTCACGGTTGAGGTTGCAGCCTCCCTTTTTAACTGCAATGATTATACCATTTTTCACGACTTAAAACAAGCGAACAGTCAATAAAATCAAGGGTTTAGTCCCGTAGGTTGGGCTAAGCGATAAAAAATTTAATCCTTCTTGTTATTCCTGAAACTCTAACTTGCCAATGTGCCTTTCTTGTAAGCCAATAGAGCAAAAACCCAACAAAACCACCGCTTTCAGAAAACAGTGTTGGGTTTCACTCGGGCTTTGGGACATTCGGGGATCCCCTAAGCCTTGAAGTTGATTTTCTATGTCCGATTTTTCGGAGGGATCCGTTCAACCCAACCTACAGTTGGTGCACTGATGACGGATCGTTTTCAATCTTCACTGGGGTGGCAACTTTTTCAAGAGTTCTTCTGCGGCTTTCCTATAATCTTGTTTCTTCCCATGTTCGACGACGCGCTGTAGAAACTCTCTCGCCCTTGGGGCGTTATCCTGATAGTAGTATACCAAACCGATATAGAAATGGTATACCTCGTTTCTGCTATAACGAGACAAAGTATTATACTGGTCCAGCAACAGCGTGAGGAAATCATCATTCTCGGCATAGAATCTTTCGTTATTCAAAACGTAATCGTTTCCATCCCACTCGTAGAAACTCATCCAATCCAGATATGACGCTGTCGGTCCCGTGTCGTTAGATATTTTGTCGGGAATCTTGATCTCGTAGATGCCATCATTATCCAGATCAACGTATTCTATGGGGTCCTCCCTTTTGTGGGAACTATACGCACTGCAAATTTCCTTGAACTCACCCTCTTGAAACGAAATCACAGCCATTCCGTAGGCATGCTCAGCCCATACGTCCAAAACGCCGTCGCCTGTCAAATCAACGAGTTTAAAGGAGACGGACTTGAAAGCCCCACTTCCGCTCCAATGGTCCCGGAAGATGAAAGGGGCGCTTTGAACTTCAATGGTTTTCACGGGGACATTCAAATCATGAGACGACCCGCCAAAAAGTCCGAACAATTCTTTTTTCTTGGGAAACCCGGTTATCTCGGTCTCAGCCTCAGCAATGAGGAGAAACGCTTCGCTCCATTGCCCCACTTCTACCCATTCTCCCTTTGGCTCAGCCACCATGAGAACAATCGTCTCTTTTTTGGCGGTATCATCAATATTTGCGATCGCTTTCAGCCGCGTCGTGTAAGAGCGTTTTTCCGAGGGCGGGTTTCCCAAAAAACGGTGATACTTTTGACCCCCAAGATCATAAGGCCAGTCATACCTTACGTACTCGACATCAAAAGCATCTGTGAGTTTCTCTCTGCTAACGGTATAATTGCTGAAGACTTCCTTGAACGCGCCATCCTGAAACGAGATGAGTGCCACCCCGTGTGCAGATTCCACCCAAACATCCAAAATGCCATCGTCCGTCCCATCTACGAGTCTAAAGGAGACATCCGTCGATTCTGTGAAGACCAATGGGGCGTTATGAAGTTCAATAGATTTCGTTGAGACATCTAACGGGTCGTTCCCTGTATCAAAAAGTTTGAATAAGGCTTTCCTCTCAAGTTTCCCTGCTTTTCTTTCAGCGATGATGAGAAATGCTTGTCTCCAATTGTTAAGGTCTGCGGGCCTGGTGGAGTTTGTATTACCAAGGATTAGCACAATGTTCTCTTTCCCGGGGGTGTCATCAATATTTTCGGTGACTCTCATCCTGCTATGGTAATGGAGTCCCTCGGGTGCGGGGGAAGGTAAAAAACCGTGATATTCTTCAAGATCGTAGAAGGGGGAATAACAACTATAGCTGATCCGAGACGTGGTTGCTTTCGGGGTATCCGCATTTACAGGAACCAAAACCGTAAGTATCAGCAAAATGCTGAGTCCAAGGCGTGTAGTTTTCATGTTTTTTGTCTCCGATTCGGTCTGTTGGATATCAGACGCGGAAGATTCGTTTTTCAATGAGATGTCAATTTTTTCAAGAGGTCTGCTGCGGCGTGAACATATCTATCGTTTTCGGCATTTTCGGCTACCCACTGTAGATACTTTCTTGCCATTGGAACGTCGCCGCGATAGTAGAAGACCAATCCTATGTAGAATCCGTATTCGTCGAATCTTCCATATTGAATCAACACATGATTATAAAGGTCCAATAACCCAATGAGGAACTCGTCATTCTCGGCATAGAATCTTTCATTATCCAAGACGTAGGTGTTTCCATCCCACTTGTAAAGACTCACCCATTGCGGATACGACGCGCGAGCACCACCACCGCTGACAGATATTCTGTCGGGAATCCTGATTTCATAGATGCCATCGTTATCAAGGTCAATGTATTCTATGGGGTCCTTTCTTCTGATAGAACTATAGGCACTGCAAACTTCCTTGAACTCGCCGTTTTGAAAAGAAATGACAACCGCGCCGTGGTGAGATTCCATCCATACGTCTAAAATGCCGTCACCCGTCAAATCCAAGAGTTTAAAGGAAACGGTGCGAGTGCCCCAAGAATGAACGCTGGTCAATTCTCGAAAGACGAAAGACGGGTTCTGAACTGCAAGGGTGAATAAGTTTTTTTTCTTTGGAACTCCATCTGCCTCGGTTGTCGTAATCAGGAGATACGCTTGGGACCACTCGCCGTAAATGTCGATTCCATCTCTATAAGCCGCCACTAAAACAATGGTTTCTTTTTCCTGGGTATCGTCAACATTTGCGATAGCTGCTCTCAGGGTCTCGTAACGATATCTTTTTGATGGGAGGGAGGGCAGAAACCGCTGATACATCTGCCCTTGAAATTCAAGTCCAAACTCCGACCAATGGTACTCAACATCAGGCGTTTCTGCGAGTTTTTTTCTGGTCACGGTGTAGTTGGTGAGGACTTCTTGGAATACACCGTTCTCAAAAGAGATGAGCGCAACCCCGTGGGCAGATTCCACCCAAACATCTAAAGTGCCATCGTCTGTCATATCCGCGAGTCTAAGCGAAACATCGGTCGGTAGCTTGAGGTTTCCGGAGGGTAGACTGTGAAGTTCGATGACCTCCGCTGCCGGGACCTCCAATGGATGTGCCCCTGTGTCAAAAAGTTTGAATAACGCTTTTTTCTTCGGAACCCCATCTGCAGTGTTCTCAGTAATGAGGAGAAACGCTTGGTGCCAGTTGCCGAAGGCTGCGTGAGGTTTTGTACCCACAACCATCAGAACAACGGTCTCTTTTTCGGGGGTGTCATCAACATTTGAGATGGCTGTTATCCGAGTATGGTAATAAAGTTCTTCAGGGACGGGGTTAGGCAAAAAACGGTGATACTTTTGCTCGTGATGATCATTGAGGTGATAGTAGTAGTTATACTTGACCTGAGAAGTCATCGTTTTAGCGGTATCCGCATTCACCGCAGAAGCAGTAAGTATCAGCGAAATAGCAAGCCCAAAAAGTATGGTTTGAATGTGTTGTTTCATATTTTTTCTCCGTTTCGGTGTGTCTGAGTAAGAGGTCGTTTTTCATCTTGGCGGTGGTGGCAGTTTTTTTAAGATAGATTCAGCGGCTTGAACGTAATCGTTCTGTCCTCCACGCTCGACGACCAGCTTCAGAACTGCTCGCGCTCCCATTGTGCTGCCGCGATAGTAGTATACCAACCCTAAGTAGAAACTGTATATCTGGCACTGTTTGGTAAACGTTCCGCGGCGAAGCATCTGATAATTATATTCGCTCAATAAGCGAATGAGGAAATCATCGTTCCCAGCATAGAATCTTTCGTTATTCAAGACGTAAGCGTTTCCATTCCACTCATAGAGGCTCATCCATGGCAGATAAGGGGCACCGGGAACCCCTTCAATTTGTATGCTATATGGAATCTTTATTTCATATCTACCATCGTTATCAAGGTCAATGTACTCAGGATCAGGCAGAGGTCCGGGAACCGTATAGGAACTGAAGGTTCCCTCAAATTCGCCGTTTTGAAAAGAAATGACAACCACAGCATAGCCGAATTCAACCCATACGTCTAAAATGCCATCACCCGTCAAATCAACGAGTCTAAAGACAGAGTCGCGAGACTTAAAAGCATCTTTCGGAGGTTGGGTGAAGACGAACGACGGGCTTTGAAGTTCAATGGAAGCCTTCGTTGGAACATCCAACGCATGTGTGCCGGCATCAAAAAGTTTGAAAACATGTTTCTTCGTCGGTGCCCCTACTTGGGAACCAGTTTCAGTAATCAAAAGAAACGCTTGAACGCAATCACTATCGTATGGGTATGAGGACACCTTTTTATCAATAGTGATTAGAACGATGGTCTCTTTTTCGGGTGTGTCGTTGATATTTGCAGTGGCTACCATCCGAGTAAAGTAATAAAGTCCTTTCGGTAACTGGGTCGCTAAAAAGCGATGATATGCGTGCCCCTCAAAATCATTATCATTTGTCCATTCGTATCTCTGATACTCGATATCAGAAATTTTGGGTGTTTGCGTGTCAGCATTTACTATTCCACAACCGAGTATCACCGAAATAGCAAGTCCAAAAAGTGTGGTTTGAATGTGTTGCTTCATGTTTTTTGTCTCCAAATTCGACCCATCTGATGACGGATCGTTTTCAATCCTCACTGGGGTGGCAATTTTTTCAAAAGAGATTCAGCGGCTTGGATGTAACTATCGTTTTCGGCATGTTCGGCGATCCATTGTAGATACTTACGCGCCATTGGAATGTCGCCACGATAGTAGAATACCAGTCCTATGTAGAAGCCATATTCGTCAAATCTTCCATATCGCATTAACACATGATTATAAAGGTTCAATAATCCAATGAGGAACTCGTCATTCTCGGCATAGAATCTTTCATTATCCAAGACGTAGGTGTTCCCATCCCACTTATAAAGGCTCATCCATTGCGGATCCGCCGCACCAGGGACACTGTCGATGCCTATGCAGTCGGGAATCCTGATTTCGTAGATGCCATCGTTATCCAAGTCAACGTATTCTATCGGGTCCTCCCTTCTGGCAGAACTATAGGCACCGCAGACTGCCTTGAATTCACCATCTTGGAAAGAAATCACAGCAACACCGTAGGCACATTTCACCCAGATGTCTAAAGTGCCATCGCCCGTCAGATCCACGAGTCTAAAGTGAGTAGCATTGATAAAATCCCAAGTGATCCTACTGAACCGTTCCCGAAAGACGAAGGGTGCACTCTGAAATTCAATCGTTTTCCCCGGCACATCAATATGATACATGCCACCATCGAAAAGTTTGAATAACTCTTTTTGCTTAGGAAACTCGCCTGCTTGGGTATCAGTAATGAGGAGAAATGCTTGGTTTCATTCATCTCCTTCATTAGCAATCATTAGAACAATGGTCTCTTTTTCGGGTGTGTCATCGATATTTGCAATGGCTTTCTTCACGGTAGTGTAACTGAGTCCTTCCGGTGGTGGGACACCCAAAAAACGGTGATACGTCCGTCCCTCACGGGAAGTCAGATTATCGTAAAAGTGATATTCATCAGGGGTTTCTGTGAATTTCTCTCTCGTAAGCGTGTAGTTGCTGAAGACTT
This region includes:
- a CDS encoding DNA methyltransferase; amino-acid sequence: METMNIKSKTIFTGDNLPIMRGINSESVDLIYLDPPFNSKTNYAAPIGSVAAGAEFKDTWTLNDVDAAWLDLIETKYPALNRVIHAAMTDSDKSYLIYMAVRLLEMERILKDTGSIYLHCDPTMSHYLKLAMDAVFGKENFLADITWKRYAAHSLSKSAVDTISDHLLYYAKDNMCVIANRVTSQLDTEKLNKKFPHVETETGRRFQHVALEQNSNRSSAGEVRKIGDKTVTSDIGWRWNQSTFDERIAKNPYLIYWTRTGKPRYKIYADEYSGEPVGNIWTDIPYLASGDGERTGYPTQKPVALLNRIIEASSNESDVVFDPFCGCATTLVAADRLQRDWIGIDISAKAAELVVERIKADQGLFQEIIARTDIPKRTDLGNIPRYNASKNKIQLYGEQAGNCNGCGYHFEKQHLEIDHIIAKSVGGTDHIENLQLLCSHCNRIKGDRGQEYLISKLLVYSKLFQYHLKRTLHKDKP
- a CDS encoding VCBS repeat-containing protein; protein product: MKQHIQTTLFGLAISVILGCGIVNADTQTPKISDIEYQRYEWTNDNDFEGHAYHRFLATQLPKGLYYFTRMVATANINDTPEKETIVLITIDKKVSSYPYDSDCVQAFLLITETGSQVGAPTKKHVFKLFDAGTHALDVPTKASIELQSPSFVFTQPPKDAFKSRDSVFRLVDLTGDGILDVWVEFGYAVVVISFQNGEFEGTFSSYTVPGPLPDPEYIDLDNDGRYEIKIPYSIQIEGVPGAPYLPWMSLYEWNGNAYVLNNERFYAGNDDFLIRLLSEYNYQMLRRGTFTKQCQIYSFYLGLVYYYRGSTMGARAVLKLVVERGGQNDYVQAAESILKKLPPPPR